TTGCTGCGCTCTTCTGGGCCTGGGGCGCCGACGACGACATCCTCGCCCGGCTCATCAAGAAAACGCTCTTCGTCGGCGTCTTCGCCTACATCATCGGCAACTGGAACGCACTCGCGCGCATCGTTTTCGAAAGCTTCGCCGGGCTCGGCCTCATCGCTTCGGGCGGCAGCCTCAGTGCCGGCGAGCTGCTTCAGCCCGGCCGCATCGCCGAGATCGGCCTTGATGCGGGCCGTCCGATTCTCGCGTCGATTTCCGATCTGATGGGGTTCGTCTCCTTCTTCGAGAATTTCCTTCAGATCATCATTCTGCTCTTCGCCTGGCTGGTCGTCCTCCTGTCTTTCTTCATCCTGGCTATCCAACTCTTCGTCACGCTGATCGAGTTCAAGCTCGCCACGCTGGCCGGCTTCATCCTCGTACCCTTCGGCCTGTTCAACAAAACCGCCTTCATGGCCGAGCGGGTGCTGGGATTGGTGATCTCGTCCGGGGTCAAGGTCCTGGTGCTCGCCGT
This is a stretch of genomic DNA from Henriciella litoralis. It encodes these proteins:
- the trbL gene encoding P-type conjugative transfer protein TrbL, whose product is MGGVGVIDRFLQVFTSYIDSGFGLLGGDVAFLATTLIVIDVTLAALFWAWGADDDILARLIKKTLFVGVFAYIIGNWNALARIVFESFAGLGLIASGGSLSAGELLQPGRIAEIGLDAGRPILASISDLMGFVSFFENFLQIIILLFAWLVVLLSFFILAIQLFVTLIEFKLATLAGFILVPFGLFNKTAFMAERVLGLVISSGVKVLVLAVIVGIGSTIFGEFTAGFTGEPTIEDAMAIVLAALSMLALGIFGPGIANG